In Populus alba chromosome 1, ASM523922v2, whole genome shotgun sequence, a single window of DNA contains:
- the LOC118037670 gene encoding probable amino acid permease 7 yields MAVKHELENSLLLDDDGRTRRTGTLWSCIAHIITAVIGSGVLSLAWSVAQLGWIAGPVAILCFAIVTYVSVVLLSDCYRYPDPVTGTRNYSYMDAVRVNLGKTQTCLCGLFQYLFMYGICTAYVITTSTSMSAIRRSYCYHEKGHNAPCEYVDTPYMLMFGAIQIVTSQIPDFHSIEWLSVLAAIMSFAYSLTGFGLGLATVIENGMIKGSITGAPAATRAKKLWLVFEALGDIAYAYPYALILLEIQDTLKSPPPENKTMKKASMIALFLTTLFYLFCGCFGYAAFGNSTPGNLLTGLGFYEPYWLIDFANACIVLHLVGGYQLFSQPVFTFVERWSSKKFPNSGFLNNFYSIKLPLLPSFHINIFRICFRTAYVVSTTVIATVFPYFNQVLGLLGALNFWPLAIYFPVEMYFVQNKIEAWTRKWVVLRTFSFVCFLVSIVGLIGSIEGIVSAKSM; encoded by the exons ATGGCAGTCAAACATGAGCTAGAGAATAGTTTGTTGCTTGATGATGATGGGCGGACAAGAAGAACTG GAACCTTATGGAGTTGCATAGCTCATATAATTACGGCAGTTATCGGCTCTGGTGTTCTGTCTTTGGCTTGGAGTGTAGCACAGCTAGGATGGATAGCAGGTCCAGTTGCCATTCTTTGCTTTGCTATTGTCACCTATGTTTCTGTTGTGCTTCTTTCTGATTGCTACAGATATCCTGACCCTGTCACTGGAACACGAAACTACTCTTACATGGATGCTGTTAGAGTGAATCTTG GTAAAACCCAGACATGCCTTTGCGGATTGTTTCAGTATCTGTTCATGTATGGGATTTGCACTGCATATGTTATTACCACTTCGACTAGTATGAG CGCAATTCGACGATCATACTGTTACCATGAAAAAGGTCATAATGCACCATGTGAATACGTGGATACTCCGTATATGCTGATGTTCGGAGCTATTCAGATTGTAACATCACAGATACCAGATTTCCACAGCATAGAATGGCTTTCAGTTCTTGCTGCAATCATGTCTTTTGCCTACTCTCTTACAGGATTTGGACTTGGCTTGGCTACAGTAATAG AAAATGGGATGATCAAGGGAAGCATTACGGGTGCCCCAGCTGCTACTAGAGCTAAAAAACTATGGTTAGTCTTTGAAGCTCTTGGGGACATTGCTTACGCCTATCCATACGCACTAATTCTTCTGGAAATTCAG GATACTTTGAAGTCACCTCCACCTGAGAACAAGACCATGAAGAAGGCATCGATGATTGCTCTCTTCTTGACAACATTATTTTACCTCTTCTGTGGATGCTTTGGATACGCAGCTTTTGGCAACAGTACTCCTGGAAATCTTTTGACAGGACTTGGATTTTATGAGCCTTACTGGCTCATTGACTTTGCTAATGCTTGCATTGTTCTACATTTGGTTGGAGGCTATCAG CTCTTCAGTCAGCCAGTATTCACGTTTGTAGAACGTTGGTCCTCGAAGAAGTTCCCAAACAGTGGATTTCTGAATAACTTCTACAGCATCAAACTCCCACTGttgccttcttttcacattAATATTTTCAGGATATGTTTTCGAACTGCATATGTCGTGTCAACTACAGTGATTGCCACTGTTTTCCCTTACTTCAACCAAGTTCTGGGGCTATTAGGGGCCTTAAACTTTTGGCCATTAGCCATATATTTCCCTGTAGAAATGTATTTTGTACAGAACAAAATAGAGGCGTGGACAAGAAAATGGGTTGTTCTCAGAACATTTAGCTTTGTTTGCTTTCTTGTATCAATTGTAGGCTTAATTGGGTCGATTGAAGGAATTGTAAGTGCTAAATCTATGTAG